One genomic window of Bradyrhizobium sp. B124 includes the following:
- a CDS encoding cadherin domain-containing protein, with the protein MSTIPAYTIGGLTRPELHLDPTGHIILDPAAQAFADTHGLQYLYLGCPPGTLWPPVQGFLAPPTDANSSTNTVVEGAAANTSVGITAQSSSLIGLPVTYSLTSDSSHGGFKVDPNTGVISVADPTKVDFESSGGSYIVNVQATDGIFASSQSFVIAVSNAPPSTPVDSNAAANAVNEGAAVNTLVGITASSADVNGPGVTYSLTGDTSGGGFKIDPNTGVVTVADSTKLDFETAPGHAYTITVQASDGHGGFSSQSFTINVNDVPVSTPVDTNPAANSVVEGAAVNTLVGITASAVDPNGPATTYSLTGDTSGGGFKIDPNTGVVTVADPTKLDYESAPGHAYTITVHAIAGATSSTQTFTIGVTDAPPSAPTDTDITANSVVEGAAIGIAVGITAHATDINGGAVTYSLVGDAHGFTIDAATGIVTVADPTKIDFETAPGHAYTITAQASDGTLTSTQNFTINVTDVAPSTPVDSNAAANTVVEGATAGTAVGITAHAVDINGPAVTYSLTGDTSGGGFAIDPATGIITVADPTKINYESAPGHAYTVTATASDGTLASSQTFTIGVTNAPPSAPVDADANPNAIAEGAANGSTVGVTASAIDVNGPPVTYSLVGDTSGGGFTIDATTGVVTVADGTKIDYESAPGHAYTITAQASDGQGGTSTQSFTIAVTDVAPSTPVDSDVGANTVVEGAAAGSTVGITASAIDVNGPAVTYSLVGDTSGGGFTINAATGVVTVADPTKIDYETSGAGHSYTITAQASDGTLSSSQTFTIAVSDAAPSIPVDSNAAANSVVEGAAAGSTVGVTASSTDVNGPAVTYSLVGDTSGGGFTINATTGVITVADPTKIDYESSGPTHSYAVTAQASDGTLTSSQTFTIAVADAPPSTPVDADATPNSIAEGAANGSTVGITTSSVDVNGPAVTYSLIGDTSGGGFTINAATGVISVADSTKIDYESAAGHAYTVTAQASDGTLASSQTFTIAVTDVAPSTPVDSDGAINRVAVGAPVGSGTGVTASSTDVNGPAVTYSLVGDTSGGAFTINAATGKVTVADPTKIVFNPASPSYDITVDSSDGTLHSQQTFTIGVVIDAAPVVTAGHTLNYTENQVAIAIDSAITVTDSDNATLDHATVQITDHYVSGEDVLAFVNTATITGTFNAATGTLTLTGTDSVANYQAALASVTYFNTSDNPSGLARTVTITANDGTLDSTPVTDTINVTPVNDPPVVTAGHTLNYTENQVATAFDPAITVTDVDNTTLAGATVQITGNYANGQDVLGFTTIGNITGTFDAATGKLTLTGTDTVANYQAALASVTYFNTSDNPSGLARTVTITANDGAANSTAVTDTIHVTPVNDPPITSAGGTLNYIENQAATAIDTSVNVSDVDSANMASATVAITGGFAAGQDVLGFTPQNGIIGSYNALTGVLTLTGSSSVANYKAALDSITYFNTSDNPSGADRTVSFTVNDGSLDSNTSTSTIHVTPVNDAPVISFGAIAGFTEPPNGTPAVSSTPVTITPNLTISDAEGNNLTDATFVLNDLKPSDALSIAGHAGTSGDIGGIHFDITSTAGTETISFTGTDTLAHYNAALDQIQFNNTSENPDTTARSYTLTVHDDGGTANGGNNTGTASTTGSVTAVNDAPTATVPADNSIGTAFSHTNLAISGLSVADVDAGSGNVTATIASNHAALSFDTAGLASFTNNASHTVTLTGTTAQVNTALATLTYNSDDGFTGSDTVTLNVNDNGNTGTPGAQTSGAQTFHVGVVPQVFYIDNSTTGTSLNLGTQHDPYTSIAAFNAANPAGSGDYVVLEHGTGTYSEANGINLASGVNLIGGSHTLTFTNPVTNATVTANVGSGTDPVIHVTGADNGIDLLGTSGHTITGVSIDTSASTGIGISDDGNNVGTVTMSDITVKTASGAGLSFTHGGTIAVTGSNNTITSTIGTALDVEHTNIGAGNLTFKSISATGSSGNAGIILDTTGTAGGLTVTGTGSAGSGGTINNKTGGDILSGTDAGGQTTSGDGGTGIFLHNTANVSLTDMTLHDFSNFAIYGNGVTNFTLANSAISGTNGTTNAGDREESSIRFDNLLGTASITGSSISGGFTQNVDLYNTSGTLNRLTMDSDTFGLIGSSGNDNVLGQVYNSATANYTVTNSTFAGTRSDFIALAANNNSSMDAVVRSNTFHNGQAIVPGGGTAVHIASGSGGLVSAATTAFDISHNILTDGGTNAFDTVGIFVSKGQDNGTMSGTIASNDIGPAKVGSNSDGIFVRDAGAGSLTTLIQNNTITGVGDAGIALQNNDGSSTLNATLYGNSVSSPTSASPFAALDVENGATATDTSTTNVAIGMGSGGTGSKNTLNHSALYATDVELSNFGASTHLNLSKNGSTSGNAAGVITDDNTSTTGGITVDTTGGNGTTTLVSTLPTLPAVVAPLLAEAGGVQASTPNAGETHLTQAELSSVVSAAIAEWASAGANATQLALLHAATFSIADLAGQIVGQEGALHITIDTDAAGHGWFIDPTPSDNFEFTHAVNAAGTDLLTDPSTAAAGHLDLLTTVVHELGHVLGLPDSISPSDASSLMYIGLADGERRLATTSDVAQSNAALQKAMPTQGTATSNQQTATLQTTGTLKVTSGDSFDFSSLTQTQSQTNTNHVDVATNTQTLSDLFSGQSSAATPWWVGHEMTYAAMGGNPTDHLQTHHDLVV; encoded by the coding sequence CAGCTACATCGTCAATGTGCAGGCAACCGACGGCATCTTCGCCTCGTCGCAGAGCTTCGTGATCGCGGTCAGCAATGCGCCGCCATCGACACCGGTCGACAGCAACGCCGCCGCGAACGCCGTCAACGAGGGCGCCGCTGTCAACACCCTGGTCGGCATCACCGCATCGTCGGCCGACGTCAACGGCCCCGGCGTCACTTATTCGCTGACCGGCGATACGTCCGGCGGCGGCTTCAAGATCGATCCCAACACCGGCGTCGTCACCGTCGCCGATTCCACCAAACTCGACTTCGAGACCGCGCCGGGCCACGCCTACACCATCACCGTGCAGGCCAGCGACGGCCATGGCGGCTTTAGCTCGCAGAGCTTCACGATCAACGTCAACGACGTTCCGGTCTCTACGCCGGTCGACACCAATCCCGCCGCCAACAGCGTCGTCGAAGGCGCCGCCGTCAACACGCTGGTCGGCATCACGGCGTCCGCGGTCGATCCGAACGGTCCCGCAACCACCTACTCGCTGACCGGCGACACCTCCGGCGGCGGCTTCAAGATCGATCCCAATACCGGCGTCGTCACGGTCGCCGATCCGACCAAGCTCGACTACGAGAGCGCGCCCGGTCACGCCTACACCATCACCGTGCACGCGATCGCCGGCGCGACCTCGTCGACCCAGACCTTCACCATCGGCGTCACCGACGCACCGCCGTCGGCGCCCACCGATACCGACATCACGGCCAATTCGGTGGTCGAAGGCGCGGCCATCGGTATCGCGGTCGGGATCACCGCTCACGCCACCGACATCAATGGCGGCGCCGTGACCTATTCGCTGGTCGGCGATGCGCACGGCTTCACCATCGACGCTGCGACCGGCATCGTCACCGTCGCCGATCCGACCAAGATCGATTTCGAAACTGCCCCCGGCCACGCCTACACCATCACCGCGCAGGCCAGCGACGGCACGCTGACCAGCACGCAGAATTTCACCATCAACGTCACCGACGTCGCGCCATCGACCCCGGTCGACAGCAACGCCGCAGCCAACACCGTCGTCGAAGGCGCAACCGCCGGCACCGCGGTCGGCATCACCGCGCATGCGGTCGACATCAACGGCCCGGCGGTGACCTATTCGCTGACCGGCGATACCTCCGGCGGCGGCTTCGCGATCGATCCGGCGACCGGCATCATCACCGTCGCCGACCCGACCAAGATCAACTATGAAAGCGCGCCCGGCCACGCCTACACCGTGACGGCGACCGCCAGCGACGGCACGCTCGCGAGTTCGCAGACCTTCACCATTGGCGTCACCAACGCCCCGCCGTCGGCCCCGGTCGACGCCGACGCCAACCCCAATGCGATCGCCGAAGGCGCGGCCAACGGCTCGACTGTCGGCGTCACTGCGTCGGCGATCGACGTCAACGGCCCGCCCGTCACTTACTCGCTGGTCGGCGACACCTCCGGCGGCGGCTTCACCATCGACGCGACGACGGGTGTCGTCACCGTCGCCGACGGCACCAAGATCGATTACGAAAGCGCGCCCGGTCACGCCTACACCATCACCGCGCAGGCCAGCGACGGCCAGGGCGGCACCAGCACGCAGAGCTTCACCATCGCCGTCACGGACGTTGCGCCATCGACCCCGGTCGATAGCGACGTCGGCGCCAACACGGTCGTCGAAGGCGCCGCCGCCGGCAGCACGGTCGGCATCACCGCGTCGGCGATCGACGTCAACGGCCCGGCCGTGACCTATTCGCTGGTCGGCGACACCTCGGGTGGCGGCTTCACCATCAACGCCGCGACCGGCGTCGTCACCGTCGCCGATCCCACCAAGATCGATTACGAAACCAGCGGCGCGGGTCACAGCTATACCATCACCGCACAGGCGAGCGACGGCACGCTGTCGAGTTCGCAGACCTTCACCATCGCCGTCAGCGACGCGGCGCCGTCGATTCCGGTCGACAGCAATGCCGCCGCCAACAGTGTCGTCGAAGGCGCCGCCGCCGGCAGCACGGTCGGCGTCACCGCGTCATCGACCGACGTCAATGGCCCGGCCGTCACCTATTCGCTGGTCGGCGACACCTCGGGCGGCGGCTTCACCATCAACGCGACAACGGGTGTCATCACCGTCGCCGACCCCACCAAGATCGACTACGAGAGCAGCGGCCCGACTCATTCCTACGCGGTGACCGCGCAAGCCAGCGACGGCACGCTCACGAGCTCGCAGACGTTCACCATCGCTGTCGCTGACGCTCCGCCGTCGACCCCGGTCGATGCCGACGCCACCCCCAATTCGATCGCCGAAGGCGCGGCCAACGGCTCGACCGTCGGCATCACCACATCGTCGGTCGACGTCAACGGCCCGGCCGTGACCTATTCGCTGATCGGCGACACCTCCGGCGGCGGCTTCACCATCAACGCGGCAACGGGCGTCATCAGCGTCGCGGACTCGACCAAGATCGACTACGAAAGCGCGGCCGGGCACGCCTACACCGTCACCGCCCAGGCGAGCGACGGCACGCTCGCGAGCTCGCAGACCTTCACCATCGCCGTTACCGACGTCGCGCCATCGACCCCGGTCGACAGCGACGGCGCCATCAACCGCGTCGCGGTCGGCGCACCGGTCGGCTCGGGAACCGGCGTGACGGCATCCTCGACCGACGTCAACGGCCCCGCCGTGACCTATTCGCTGGTCGGCGACACCTCCGGCGGCGCCTTCACCATCAATGCGGCCACCGGCAAGGTCACGGTCGCCGATCCCACCAAGATTGTCTTCAACCCCGCCAGCCCATCCTACGACATCACGGTCGATTCCTCCGACGGCACGCTGCACAGCCAGCAAACCTTCACCATCGGCGTCGTCATCGACGCAGCCCCGGTCGTCACCGCCGGCCACACCCTGAACTACACCGAAAACCAGGTTGCGATCGCGATCGATTCGGCGATCACCGTCACCGATTCCGACAACGCCACGCTCGACCACGCGACGGTGCAGATCACCGATCACTATGTGAGCGGCGAGGACGTCCTCGCCTTCGTCAACACCGCCACGATCACCGGCACGTTCAATGCCGCGACCGGAACGCTGACGCTGACCGGTACCGATTCCGTCGCCAACTATCAGGCCGCGCTCGCGTCGGTGACCTATTTCAACACCAGCGACAATCCGTCCGGGCTGGCGCGCACCGTCACGATCACAGCCAATGACGGCACGCTCGACAGCACGCCGGTCACCGACACCATCAACGTCACTCCGGTCAACGACCCGCCCGTCGTCACCGCCGGCCACACGCTGAACTACACCGAGAATCAGGTCGCGACGGCGTTCGATCCGGCGATCACGGTAACCGACGTCGACAACACCACGCTGGCCGGCGCGACGGTGCAGATCACCGGCAACTACGCCAACGGCCAGGATGTCCTGGGCTTCACCACCATCGGCAACATCACCGGCACGTTCGATGCCGCGACCGGCAAACTGACGTTGACCGGCACCGACACGGTCGCCAACTACCAGGCCGCGCTGGCCTCGGTGACCTATTTCAACACCAGCGACAACCCGTCGGGCCTGGCGCGCACGGTGACGATAACAGCCAATGACGGCGCCGCGAATTCCACGGCAGTCACCGACACCATCCACGTCACGCCGGTCAACGATCCGCCGATCACGTCAGCCGGCGGCACGCTGAACTACATCGAGAACCAAGCCGCGACCGCGATCGACACGTCGGTCAACGTGTCCGACGTCGACAGCGCCAACATGGCCAGCGCCACGGTTGCTATTACCGGCGGCTTCGCCGCGGGCCAGGACGTGCTCGGCTTCACCCCCCAGAACGGCATCATCGGATCGTACAACGCTCTGACCGGCGTTTTGACCTTGACCGGCTCCTCCAGCGTCGCGAACTACAAGGCCGCGCTCGACTCCATCACCTATTTCAACACCAGCGACAATCCGTCCGGGGCGGATCGTACCGTCAGCTTTACGGTCAATGACGGCTCGCTGGACAGCAACACCTCAACCTCGACCATCCATGTCACACCGGTCAACGACGCGCCGGTGATCAGCTTCGGCGCCATCGCCGGATTCACCGAACCGCCGAACGGCACGCCGGCGGTGAGTTCGACGCCGGTGACGATCACGCCAAACCTGACGATATCAGATGCCGAAGGCAACAACCTGACCGATGCGACCTTCGTGCTGAACGATCTGAAGCCATCGGACGCGCTCTCGATCGCGGGTCACGCCGGCACTAGCGGCGACATCGGCGGGATCCACTTCGACATCACCAGCACCGCCGGCACCGAAACGATCAGCTTCACCGGCACCGACACGCTGGCGCACTACAATGCGGCGCTCGACCAGATCCAGTTCAACAACACCAGCGAGAACCCCGACACCACCGCGCGTTCCTATACCCTGACCGTGCACGATGACGGCGGCACCGCGAACGGCGGCAACAACACCGGGACAGCATCGACGACGGGAAGCGTGACCGCCGTCAACGATGCGCCCACCGCGACGGTGCCGGCGGACAATTCGATCGGCACCGCCTTCTCGCACACCAATCTTGCGATCTCCGGCCTGTCGGTCGCCGACGTCGACGCCGGCAGCGGCAACGTCACCGCAACGATCGCCTCAAACCACGCCGCCCTGAGCTTCGACACCGCGGGGCTCGCGAGCTTCACCAACAACGCCAGCCACACCGTCACGCTCACCGGCACGACGGCACAGGTCAATACCGCGCTGGCGACGCTGACCTACAACAGCGACGACGGCTTCACCGGCTCGGATACCGTCACGCTGAACGTCAACGACAACGGCAACACCGGCACGCCCGGCGCGCAGACCTCCGGCGCGCAGACCTTTCATGTCGGCGTCGTGCCGCAGGTGTTCTACATCGACAACTCGACGACAGGCACCAGCCTCAACCTCGGTACCCAGCACGATCCCTACACCTCGATCGCGGCCTTCAACGCGGCGAATCCGGCCGGCTCCGGCGACTATGTCGTGCTCGAGCACGGCACCGGCACCTACAGCGAAGCCAACGGCATCAACCTCGCCAGCGGCGTCAACCTGATCGGCGGCAGCCATACCCTGACGTTCACCAATCCGGTGACCAACGCCACGGTGACCGCGAATGTCGGCTCCGGCACCGATCCGGTCATCCATGTCACCGGCGCCGACAACGGCATCGACCTGCTCGGCACGTCGGGCCACACCATCACCGGCGTCAGCATCGACACCTCGGCCTCGACCGGCATCGGCATCAGCGACGACGGCAACAATGTCGGCACCGTCACGATGTCCGACATCACGGTCAAGACGGCCAGCGGTGCCGGCTTGAGCTTCACCCATGGCGGCACCATCGCCGTCACAGGCAGCAACAACACCATCACGTCGACGATCGGCACCGCCCTCGATGTCGAGCACACCAACATCGGCGCCGGCAATCTCACCTTCAAGAGCATTTCGGCGACAGGCTCGTCGGGCAATGCCGGCATCATCCTCGACACGACGGGAACGGCCGGCGGGCTCACGGTCACCGGGACCGGCTCCGCGGGATCCGGTGGCACGATCAACAACAAGACCGGCGGCGATATCCTGAGCGGCACCGACGCCGGCGGGCAAACCACATCGGGCGACGGCGGTACCGGCATTTTCCTGCACAACACCGCCAACGTGTCGCTGACTGACATGACGCTGCACGACTTCAGCAACTTCGCGATCTACGGCAATGGCGTCACCAATTTCACGCTCGCCAACAGCGCGATCAGCGGCACCAATGGCACCACCAATGCCGGCGACCGCGAGGAAAGCAGCATCCGGTTCGACAATTTGCTCGGCACCGCGTCGATCACGGGATCGAGCATTTCGGGCGGCTTCACCCAGAATGTCGATCTCTACAACACCAGCGGCACGCTGAACCGCCTGACCATGGACAGCGACACGTTCGGCCTGATCGGCTCGAGCGGCAACGACAACGTCCTCGGCCAAGTCTACAACTCCGCGACCGCCAACTACACGGTGACCAACAGCACGTTTGCCGGCACGCGGTCCGACTTCATCGCGCTCGCCGCCAACAACAATTCGTCGATGGACGCCGTGGTGCGGAGCAACACCTTCCACAACGGCCAGGCGATCGTTCCCGGCGGCGGCACGGCCGTCCATATCGCCAGCGGATCCGGTGGCCTCGTCTCCGCCGCGACCACCGCGTTCGACATCTCGCACAACATCCTGACCGACGGCGGCACCAACGCCTTCGACACCGTCGGCATCTTCGTCTCGAAAGGCCAGGACAACGGCACGATGTCCGGCACCATCGCCAGCAACGATATCGGCCCGGCGAAGGTGGGATCCAACTCCGACGGCATCTTCGTCCGCGACGCCGGCGCCGGCAGCCTGACGACGCTGATCCAGAACAACACCATCACCGGCGTCGGCGACGCCGGCATCGCGCTGCAGAACAACGACGGCAGCTCGACCCTGAACGCCACGCTCTACGGCAACTCGGTGTCGTCTCCGACTTCCGCCAGTCCCTTCGCCGCGCTCGATGTCGAGAACGGCGCGACCGCGACCGACACCAGCACGACGAATGTCGCCATCGGCATGGGTTCCGGCGGCACCGGCAGCAAGAACACGCTGAACCATAGCGCGCTCTACGCTACCGATGTCGAGCTGAGCAACTTCGGCGCCAGCACCCATCTGAACCTCTCGAAGAACGGTTCGACGTCGGGCAACGCCGCAGGCGTGATCACCGACGACAACACCAGCACCACGGGCGGCATCACCGTCGACACCACCGGTGGCAACGGCACGACGACATTGGTCAGCACGCTGCCGACGCTGCCCGCGGTGGTCGCGCCGCTGCTTGCCGAAGCGGGCGGCGTTCAGGCGTCGACCCCGAACGCGGGCGAGACGCACCTGACGCAGGCCGAGCTCAGTTCGGTGGTGTCGGCGGCGATCGCCGAATGGGCGAGTGCGGGCGCCAACGCGACGCAGCTCGCCCTCCTGCATGCCGCGACCTTCAGCATCGCCGACCTCGCCGGCCAGATTGTCGGTCAGGAAGGCGCCTTGCATATCACGATCGACACCGATGCCGCCGGCCACGGCTGGTTCATCGACCCGACCCCGTCGGACAATTTCGAGTTCACCCATGCCGTCAACGCCGCCGGCACCGATCTCCTGACCGATCCGTCGACGGCCGCGGCAGGTCATCTCGATCTGCTGACCACCGTGGTCCACGAATTGGGCCACGTGCTCGGCCTCCCCGACTCGATTTCGCCATCGGATGCCAGCAGCCTGATGTATATCGGCCTCGCCGACGGCGAGCGCCGGCTTGCCACTACCTCGGATGTCGCCCAATCCAATGCGGCCCTGCAAAAGGCGATGCCGACGCAAGGCACCGCAACCTCGAACCAGCAAACCGCCACTTTGCAGACCACCGGTACGCTCAAGGTGACCAGCGGTGACAGCTTCGACTTCTCGTCATTGACCCAGACGCAGTCGCAGACCAACACAAACCACGTGGATGTAGCCACGAACACCCAGACCTTGTCCGATCTGTTCAGCGGACAGTCCAGTGCCGCGACACCATGGTGGGTCGGCCACGAGATGACCTACGCCGCCATGGGCGGCAACCCGACCGATCATCTCCAGACCCATCACGATCTGGTGGTTTGA
- a CDS encoding tail fiber protein — MSLPFLSEIRMMSFNFPPKGWAFCNGQLLPINQNQALFALLGTVYGGNGQTTFALPNLQGKVPLHAGSGFTLGQSGGETSHTLSIPEMPQHPHIFQGTTNGADNAAVTNNLMATSANLYTAASNLTTLAPSTVGNAGGSQPHENMQPYLTLSFCIALQGIFPSRT; from the coding sequence ATGTCCCTACCGTTTCTCTCTGAAATCAGGATGATGTCGTTCAACTTCCCGCCGAAAGGCTGGGCCTTTTGCAATGGCCAGTTGCTGCCGATCAATCAGAACCAGGCGCTGTTCGCATTGCTCGGCACCGTCTATGGCGGCAACGGCCAGACGACCTTCGCGCTGCCCAACCTGCAGGGAAAAGTGCCGCTGCATGCGGGCTCGGGCTTCACGCTCGGGCAATCCGGCGGTGAAACGTCTCACACGCTGTCGATCCCCGAGATGCCCCAGCATCCGCATATTTTTCAGGGCACCACCAACGGCGCCGACAATGCCGCGGTCACCAACAATCTGATGGCGACGTCGGCCAATCTCTATACCGCTGCCAGCAATTTGACGACGCTGGCTCCGAGCACCGTCGGCAATGCCGGCGGCTCACAGCCGCACGAGAACATGCAGCCCTATCTCACGCTCAGCTTCTGCATCGCGTTGCAGGGCATCTTCCCCTCCCGGACCTGA
- a CDS encoding tail fiber protein encodes MGQPYVGEIRMFGGNFAPAGWMLCQGQILPIDQYATLYNLIGTTYGGDGQQTFALPNLQGRLPLHQTSGFVIGQTGGSEQVTLITQQLPTHNHPMAASLNNATGNTVTGNVVGAVGATQIYREVAAASPMASQACSFVGGSQPHDNMQPYLCYNFIISLFGVYPSQN; translated from the coding sequence ATGGGCCAGCCTTACGTGGGCGAGATTCGCATGTTCGGCGGCAATTTCGCGCCGGCCGGCTGGATGCTCTGCCAGGGACAGATCCTGCCAATCGACCAGTACGCCACCTTGTACAATCTGATCGGGACCACCTATGGCGGTGACGGCCAGCAGACGTTCGCCCTGCCGAACCTGCAAGGCCGTCTGCCGTTGCACCAGACCAGTGGCTTCGTCATCGGGCAGACCGGGGGCTCCGAACAGGTAACGCTGATCACCCAGCAACTGCCCACCCACAACCACCCGATGGCTGCGTCCCTGAACAATGCGACCGGCAACACGGTGACGGGCAATGTCGTGGGCGCGGTGGGAGCGACCCAGATCTACCGCGAGGTCGCGGCCGCCTCGCCGATGGCGAGCCAGGCGTGCTCGTTCGTCGGCGGCAGCCAGCCGCACGACAACATGCAACCCTACCTCTGCTACAACTTCATCATTTCACTGTTCGGCGTTTACCCGAGCCAAAACTAG
- a CDS encoding tail fiber protein, translating into MSDQFLAEIRIFPFDFAPLGWAVCNGQLIPISQNTALFSLLGTYYGGDGKSNFALPNLQGSAPMQQGQSSSGTFYDIGQSAGTTTVTLLQSQMPQHNHGVLGNINQSQLATPGPARSLARANPGQAYTATLTNVSPFSATSSILPNGGSQPHNNLMPYLTLNFCIALQGIFPPRS; encoded by the coding sequence ATGTCTGATCAATTCCTGGCCGAGATCCGCATTTTCCCGTTCGACTTCGCGCCGTTGGGGTGGGCCGTCTGCAACGGGCAACTCATACCGATCTCGCAGAACACCGCACTTTTCTCCCTGCTCGGCACCTATTATGGCGGCGACGGCAAGAGCAACTTTGCGTTGCCCAACCTGCAAGGCAGCGCGCCGATGCAGCAGGGGCAGAGCTCCTCCGGCACTTTCTACGACATCGGACAGTCCGCCGGTACGACGACTGTGACCCTGCTGCAAAGCCAGATGCCCCAGCACAACCACGGGGTTCTGGGCAATATCAATCAGTCTCAGCTTGCCACGCCCGGTCCGGCACGATCCCTTGCACGCGCAAACCCGGGGCAAGCCTACACGGCGACGCTGACCAACGTTTCGCCGTTCTCGGCAACCAGTTCAATTCTGCCGAACGGCGGCAGCCAGCCCCATAACAACCTGATGCCCTATCTCACGTTGAATTTCTGCATCGCGTTGCAGGGCATTTTCCCGCCGCGCAGCTAG
- a CDS encoding GNAT family N-acetyltransferase has translation MTDGLSTDAAAAAFGWTRAADAGLSFRRIADADLPFLSRLYASTRTDELAVTPWSAEQKAAFLAMQFQAQHAHYQQHYPTADWLVTMRGGEDIGRLYVDRWPSEHCVIDIAFLPEHRGSGLGGVLMRDLLDEAAGAGKAMSIHVEKFNPAMRLYRRLGFVTEEDKGVYDLMRWRGTAASGHQVKTA, from the coding sequence ATGACGGATGGTTTGAGCACTGATGCGGCTGCAGCGGCGTTCGGATGGACGCGCGCCGCGGATGCCGGCCTGAGCTTCCGTCGTATCGCCGATGCCGATTTGCCCTTCCTGTCGCGGCTCTATGCTTCGACGCGCACCGATGAACTGGCAGTGACACCGTGGAGCGCGGAGCAGAAGGCCGCCTTCCTGGCGATGCAGTTCCAGGCGCAGCATGCGCATTACCAGCAGCACTATCCGACGGCCGACTGGCTGGTGACGATGCGCGGTGGAGAGGATATCGGCCGCCTCTATGTCGACCGCTGGCCGAGCGAGCATTGCGTCATCGATATCGCCTTCCTGCCCGAACATCGCGGATCGGGTCTCGGCGGCGTGCTGATGCGCGACCTGCTCGACGAGGCCGCCGGCGCAGGCAAGGCGATGTCAATCCATGTCGAGAAGTTCAATCCGGCGATGCGGCTCTACCGCCGGCTCGGTTTCGTCACCGAGGAAGACAAGGGCGTCTACGACCTGATGCGCTGGCGCGGGACCGCAGCTTCCGGCCATCAGGTGAAGACCGCCTGA
- a CDS encoding iron-containing alcohol dehydrogenase: MHRGRVVFGAMDEVVFGRPAREAIVEQLDRLGAQRAFLMVSGTLNRETDEIEKVRQALGARCVGTFDQMPAHTPRAAVIAAAEQARDAKADLIVTIGGGSITDGAKAVQLCLANNVTTSDGIDTIRTRGGVSPEMNPPTVRQISVPTTIAGGEFSSIAGVTNEAKRQKEMLRHPLVMPRATILDPDLSVHTPDWLFLSTGIRAVDHCVEGICSREAHPYGDAQALKGLEMLAQGLPRVKADPKDIPARMDCQIGTWLSTGPLASGVPMGASHGIGYVLGAEFDVPHGYTSCVMLPAVMRWNKRDNADRQALVAAAMGHPGADAGDVLDRFIRDLGMPRSLQEVRVGPEHFDRIAAGAMRTPWVPRNPRKIDGPSQVREILMMAA; encoded by the coding sequence GTGCATCGAGGCCGTGTCGTATTCGGCGCCATGGACGAGGTCGTGTTCGGGCGGCCCGCTCGTGAGGCCATCGTCGAGCAACTGGACCGGCTTGGCGCCCAGCGCGCCTTCCTGATGGTGTCGGGTACGCTGAACCGCGAGACCGACGAGATCGAAAAAGTCCGCCAGGCGCTCGGCGCCCGCTGCGTCGGTACATTCGACCAGATGCCAGCGCACACGCCGCGTGCCGCCGTCATCGCGGCGGCGGAACAGGCGCGTGACGCGAAGGCCGACCTGATCGTCACCATCGGCGGCGGCTCGATCACCGACGGCGCCAAGGCGGTGCAGCTTTGCCTCGCCAACAACGTCACGACATCCGACGGTATCGACACGATCCGCACCCGTGGCGGCGTCTCGCCCGAGATGAATCCTCCCACCGTGCGCCAGATCAGCGTGCCGACCACGATCGCCGGCGGCGAGTTCTCCTCGATCGCAGGCGTCACCAACGAGGCCAAGCGGCAGAAGGAGATGCTGCGCCATCCCCTGGTGATGCCGCGCGCCACCATCCTCGATCCGGACCTGTCGGTGCACACGCCGGACTGGCTGTTCCTGTCGACCGGCATCCGCGCGGTCGATCATTGCGTCGAGGGCATCTGCTCGCGCGAGGCGCATCCTTACGGCGATGCACAGGCGCTGAAGGGGCTGGAGATGCTGGCGCAGGGCCTGCCGCGGGTGAAGGCCGATCCGAAGGACATCCCGGCGCGGATGGATTGCCAGATCGGCACCTGGCTGTCGACCGGCCCGCTCGCCTCCGGCGTGCCGATGGGCGCGAGCCACGGCATAGGCTATGTGCTCGGCGCCGAATTCGACGTGCCGCACGGCTACACGTCATGCGTGATGCTGCCGGCGGTGATGCGCTGGAACAAGCGCGACAATGCCGACCGGCAGGCGCTGGTCGCGGCCGCGATGGGCCATCCGGGCGCGGACGCCGGCGACGTGCTCGACCGCTTCATCCGCGACCTCGGCATGCCGCGCAGCCTGCAGGAGGTCCGTGTTGGCCCTGAGCATTTCGACCGCATCGCGGCGGGTGCGATGCGCACGCCCTGGGTGCCGCGCAATCCGCGCAAGATCGACGGTCCATCCCAGGTCCGCGAGATTCTGATGATGGCCGCTTAA